The genomic segment TGCGTGGAACCCGATGCGGTGCTTCAGGGCCTGAAAAGCGGCGCGGATGAATACCTCGGCAAACCGGTTCATCCGGAGGAATTCATCCTGCGAATGCGAGCGATGAGCCGGCTGCGTCGGGTCGCGCGCGAGCTGGAGCGCAGCTAAGAGCGACTGGGCGAACAGTCGTGGGCATTGAATTGTCTGCTGGACTTCTCCACGGCGCTTTCGCGGGCGGAAACGCTTGAGGCGGTCTATGACCGGATGCTGGGATTGGCGGTCACGTTGACCGCATGTCGCCGCGTCATCATCGCCATTTCAATCGATAACGGCGATCTGGATGTCGTTCGTGCGAGCCGTCGTGAAGACATGATGGCGGGGCCGATCGCGCGCGTGGGCACGATCTGCGGCGAAGTGATGGAAACCGGCAAGACGCTGGTGGTGGAAGACGACCAGGCGGCCTCCCAGTGGTCCGGTCGAGCGGATTTTGACTTCCTTACTCATGCGCCGAGCGTGGCGATCCCGATCACGTCACGCGATCAGTCTCTGGGGGTCATCTGCGCGAGCGGCCGCGTCGGTGGAGGCCTGTTCACGCCGCAGGATCTGGAGTATCTCGAACTGGCAGCCGCGTATGCGGCCTCCGCGATACACATGATCCAGACCTGCAAGGCACGCGATGCGGCGCGCGATGCCATCGTCGTCGGCCTGGCGCAACTTGCCGAACATCGCGACGACGACACCGGAAAACACCTTGAGCGCGTGGCCAGTTACTGCGTCGAGATCGCCGAAGCCCTGCGAGAAGACGCGCCGTACGATCGGATCGTCACCGATGAATTCTTGAGCAACCTACAGCTCGCGGCGCCGCTGCACGACATCGGTAAAGTCGCCATTCCCGACGCCATCCTCCTCAAGCCCGGTCGGCTGACCACCGAGGAGCGCGACGTCATGCGCATGCATACGGCGATCGGCGCTGAAACCATTCGTTCGCTCATGGCCCACGCCCCCGATTCCGCATTCTTGCGAATGGCCGAGGACATCACCCATGCGCATCACGAATGGTTTGACGGCCGCGGCTACCCGCGCCAGCTTACGGGTGAGCAGATTCCGCTGGCCGCTCGCATTGTCGCCATCGCCGACGTCTACGACGCCCTGCGTACCGAGCGCATCTACAAACAGCGGATGTCGCATGACCAAGCCGTGAAGCACATCCTCGAAGCCTCGGGCACGCAATTCGATCCCGTTCTTGTCGAAGCCTTCTTCCGCCAACTGAAGGCCATTGAACGATTGGCCGCGCACCTGTCGGATCGAAATGCGGGCGCCAAACACCATCGTTCCAATCACGTCGCTTGGGCGAACAGAAAGGTCAATCCGGAGAGCGTCACCCCGCAGTCGGAAACTCAAGCGGATGCCCTGCGACCATCTGAACGTGCTTCGTGAAACCGCTGCCGGTCTGCGTTTCATCGCGGGCCGGTCCATCTCCATTTGAGTAATCTGTCGATCTTGTCACCTCCGTGGTACAGTTGACAGCCCGGCTGCCAGTCAGATTGACACGCTCCGCCATGCACGGCTGCACTCTGCTTATCGCTGTTACTTCTGCATTGACAGTAAGTTACGAGCATTTTCCGCCGTTTGAATCGCCCGGCATCTCCCGCTGGCACGCGATGTGCTTATGGCTCGCAGGAGCTTTCACAGGTCGGTCGGGTCCGAACCTGAAATCCAGACGGAGAACTTGTTGCGCGGAGGTGACGAATCATGTTCATGAATCGAATGCTGCTGGCGCCGGAACTGGTCCGGCGGGAGATGAGCGAGCTGCTTGACAACGTTTTCAACGGTCGCGAGGCCCGAGCGCGCACCTTCCCGGCGTTGAACATCTGGGAGGAGGGCGACCATCTGTTCGCCGAGGCCGAGTTGCCCGGGCTGGGAATGGAAGACATCGAGCTGTTCGTCGTCGGTAGCGAGCTGACCATCAAGGGGCAGCGCAAGCCGATGGTCGAGGAGAACGCCAATTACCATCGTCGCGAGCGCGGCGTCGGCGAGTTCTGCCGCACGGTCACGCTCCCGGTTGAGATCGATGCCGACAAGGTTGAGGCGACCCTGAAGAACGGCGTGCTGACGGTCAAGTTGCCGAAGGCCGAGGCGGCACGTCCCCGGAAGATCAGCGTTCGCTCGGAGTAACGAGGGAGCGGGTTTCGCTGTCAAACCCGCTGTGAATGATTGAGGAGTCAGGCGACGCGCGTGAATCGCGCGAGAGGAGAATGAGCCATGTCAACGAATGCAGCCATTGACAAGCCGGCGGCGCCGCAGAACGTCGTGGCAACGCCGGAACCGACCCGCAGCGGCCGAACGTATGTGCCGGCGGTGGACATCATTGAGAAGGCCGACGAATTTCTGCTCTTTGCCGATGTGCCCGGAGCGACCGGCGACCGGATCGACGTGAATTACGAGAACGGCCTGCTGACAATTCACGCGGATATTGATCCTGCGCCGCGATGTCGCGAAGGGTGCCTGCTTCGCGAGTATGGCGTGGGCGATTTTGATCGATCGTTCCGCATCGGCGAGGGAATCGATGCCAACGCGATTACAGCGGAGGTGCGCGACGGCGTGTTGATGCTTCGCCTGCCGAAGGTGGAGTCGGTCAAGCCGCGGCGGATCACCGTGAAATCGAAGTAACTTTGCGACACAAGCGTTGAAGGAAATCACACGGGACGCGGCGCGACCGGCCAACAGGAAAATGTCGGAATTCGGATAAGCGATCGGCCGGCGCGTCCCCCGATCACGTCAACGATTGCAGTGAAGGAGGTGTTGGTTCATGAATCTGGTACCGTGGAGAAACAAACGAGAAGAGTCGATGGACACGAGCTTGGCGCGCATGCGCGAGGAGATGGACAACCTGTTCGAACGCTGGATGGGCGGCGGGCGCGGTTTCTTTGAGCCGCTGGGCGAACTGTTCCGCAGCGGCGTCGGCCCGCGCGTCGAACTGTCCGAGTCGGACAAGGAAATCACGCTCAAGGCCGAGCTGCCCGGCGTGCGACCCGACGACGTCGAGATCAGCATCGA from the Planctomycetia bacterium genome contains:
- a CDS encoding Hsp20/alpha crystallin family protein, which gives rise to MSTNAAIDKPAAPQNVVATPEPTRSGRTYVPAVDIIEKADEFLLFADVPGATGDRIDVNYENGLLTIHADIDPAPRCREGCLLREYGVGDFDRSFRIGEGIDANAITAEVRDGVLMLRLPKVESVKPRRITVKSK
- a CDS encoding Hsp20/alpha crystallin family protein; amino-acid sequence: MFMNRMLLAPELVRREMSELLDNVFNGREARARTFPALNIWEEGDHLFAEAELPGLGMEDIELFVVGSELTIKGQRKPMVEENANYHRRERGVGEFCRTVTLPVEIDADKVEATLKNGVLTVKLPKAEAARPRKISVRSE
- a CDS encoding HD domain-containing protein, with translation MNCLLDFSTALSRAETLEAVYDRMLGLAVTLTACRRVIIAISIDNGDLDVVRASRREDMMAGPIARVGTICGEVMETGKTLVVEDDQAASQWSGRADFDFLTHAPSVAIPITSRDQSLGVICASGRVGGGLFTPQDLEYLELAAAYAASAIHMIQTCKARDAARDAIVVGLAQLAEHRDDDTGKHLERVASYCVEIAEALREDAPYDRIVTDEFLSNLQLAAPLHDIGKVAIPDAILLKPGRLTTEERDVMRMHTAIGAETIRSLMAHAPDSAFLRMAEDITHAHHEWFDGRGYPRQLTGEQIPLAARIVAIADVYDALRTERIYKQRMSHDQAVKHILEASGTQFDPVLVEAFFRQLKAIERLAAHLSDRNAGAKHHRSNHVAWANRKVNPESVTPQSETQADALRPSERAS